The Microcystis aeruginosa NIES-843 sequence AACTAATATCAGAAACAACATTAAAAGGCTTCAGTGATTCTGGTGTTAATAAGACTATCATTGCTTCAGATTCTTGTAAGGCTTTACCTATGTTATTAGCCCAGTTTTCCCCGGGTAACATTTCAGCAGCATCCCAAACTTGAAAGCCATCTTCTTTGAGAGAATCAGCAACTCTCTTAGCTAACTTAGCCTCAGTAAAGGCATGACTAATAAAAACTTTCATATTCTTTCTAGCTTCCTCGATATTTAAATTAATTCAACTGATTTATTCATAATCTGCTGACAATTTACTAAGAGTATAGCGTTTTTAGTCGCTAGAGAAACTCATTTACTCCTCGACTTCATCAGGAATAGATTCAGCTAACTTAAGCATAGCGCCTAAATCGACTGTTTCTTCAGCGAAATTTCCTGTGCGGGCTTCTGCGAGTCCCCGTTTGAGCGACTCGCGGACCCTAGGATTCTGAAAAGCCCATAGTTCTCCCCCCAGAATCGCCACCATGGGAACCAAAAGAAGCTCCCCGCTTGCATTCATCAGTATTCGATAGTGACGGTTGCTACATTCAGTCCCAAGGCTAATCCGTCCGCAAGCATCAGCCTGAATATCTTCTTTAATGAGCGAAAAATTCTGATACTCCATCACGTCTCCTCCTCTCTTCATATACTTATTCTAGATAAGTTACCCAATTTGGGCAATAGGGTTATGTCCATTTAGCTCCTCACTATCTAAAGAAAACAGGTTAAACTTGTTCGGGCGAGAGCCTTGACAACAAACCCAGTTTGTAGTCGAAGCTCTCTTCGCTAAATTCTCTCCCCTTTCCTTGTAGGATAGGGTTCAGGGGAGAGGTCAATAATTAAGAACCCAATGCGATCGCACTATTCGGCAACGATCAAGTATAATTAAGATAACAATGTTACTTAGAAAACAAAG is a genomic window containing:
- a CDS encoding toll/interleukin-1 receptor domain-containing protein, encoding MKVFISHAFTEAKLAKRVADSLKEDGFQVWDAAEMLPGENWANNIGKALQESEAMIVLLTPESLKPFNVVSDISYAIGEEKYQGRIIPVIVSSSDNSNLEHIPWILKKFPMIFVPNLEQDNQELKEITQALKNTTSSDGLTHEIHHF